In one window of Scyliorhinus canicula chromosome 17, sScyCan1.1, whole genome shotgun sequence DNA:
- the LOC119951557 gene encoding gastrula zinc finger protein XlCGF8.2DB-like: METQNMEKPGRSPALCEKGFTELSSLQIHQRVHNGERPFTCSQCGKGFTELFSLKSHQRIRSGERSFTCPQCGKGFIQLSSLKSHQRVHTGERPFTCSQCGKGFTQLSSLKLHQRIHTGAKPFTCSQCEKGFTHLSHLQAHQRVHTGERPFTCSQCRMGFTHLSNLQTHQRIHTGVKPFTCSQCGKGFRHSSTLQRHQQIHTGERPFTCSQCEKGFRHSSTLQAHQRVHTGERPFTCSECGK; this comes from the exons ATGGAGacacaaaacatggagaaacc aggccgttcacctgctctgtgtgagaagggattcactgaattatccagcctgcagatacaccagcgagttcacaatggggagaggccgtttacctgctctcagtgtgggaagggattcactgaattATTTAGCCTGAAGTCGCATCAGCGAATTCGCAGTGGAGAGAGGtcattcacctgccctcagtgtgggaaaggattcattcagttatccagccttaagtcacatcagcgagttcacactggagagagaccattcacctgctctcaatgtggaaagggattcactcagttatccagcctgaagttacaccagagaattcacactggggcgaaaccgttcacttgctctcagtgtgagaagggattcactcatttaTCCCATTTGCaggcacatcagcgagttcacactggggagaggccattcacctgctctcagtgtaggATGGGATTCACTCATTTATCaaacctgcagacacatcaacgaATTCATACTGGGGtgaaaccgttcacctgctctcagtgtgggaaaggatttagacATTCATCCACCCTACAGAGACATCAGcagattcacactggggagaggccgttcacctgctctcagtgtgagaagggattcagacattcatccaccctgcaggcacaccagcgagttcacactggggagaggccattcacctgctctgagtgtgggaaatgA
- the LOC119951555 gene encoding zinc finger protein 664-like, whose product MAAGSFLHCLSSKAAAPLACGKGFSDPSGLRSHQRVHTGERPFSCFQCEKRFSDSSTLRTHRRTHQRVHTGEKPFTCSQCGKGFSQLSSLQTHQRVHTGEKPFTCSQCGKGFSQLSSLQRHQRVHTGERPFTCSQCGNKFTELSSLQTHQRVHTGER is encoded by the exons ATGGCTGCCGGGAGCTTCCTCCACTGTCTGTCCAGCAAAGCTGCTGCTCCTCTGGCT tgtgggaagggattcagtgatccaTCCGGCCTGCGgtcacaccagcgcgttcacactggggagaggccattcagctgctttCAGTGCGAGAagagattcagtgattcatccaccttGCGGACACACCGCCGG acacaccagcgggttcacactggggagaagccgttcacctgctctcaatgtgggaagggattcagtcaattatccagcctgcagacacaccagagggttcacactggggagaagccgttcacctgctctcaatgtggcaagggattcagtcagttatccagcctgcagagacaccagcgagttcacactggggagaggccattcacctgctctcagtgtggaaacaaattcactgagttatccagcctgcagacacaccagcgagttcacactggggagagg